In one window of Gossypium hirsutum isolate 1008001.06 chromosome A01, Gossypium_hirsutum_v2.1, whole genome shotgun sequence DNA:
- the LOC107921365 gene encoding glycosyltransferase family 92 protein Os08g0121900: MPRKAPTSIFLIFLCLLLLAFYSLLLSRSAISLSPTHLRFRPRNLTARYDAPDSFNHVIREDINELTHRTRLVTSIPGPVESVSVLLPNWEVLVLVSQDTPLTSNLGVGGFYCFFPRNETSPANFSGVLPFTGATTFKCTLPNRNRRLQPFHQPVLTRFPERETNVISAAPGMPRWDFLAYECFSTETDVVLFVKGVNNRQGINKSPEEFRCVFGNDIKNAVKTPVTSSKQEVFRCLHPNLMELSISPSTTAAAKRIKVSIEINREKLVVPSVAYYTPPRRHMPSNPNPTSLLCATTMVYNVAKFLREWVMYYSKIGVDKFILYDNGSDDDLERVIKELDEEGDYNIERIFWVWPKTQEAGFSHSAVYAKDSCTWMMYVDVDEFIFSPSWLKNSSQPSKTMLKSLLSISSNGSIGQVSIKCNDFGPSDQKKHPAMGVIQGYNCRRQAEQRHKSILLLEAVDHSLLNVIHHFDLSNNHYNWKELPLEAAVINHYKYQAWPEFMTKFRRRVSAFVADWRTRVNPMSKDRTPGLGFQPIKPEGWENMFCDVKDDRLKLWTKKWFGSQTPQGLKMAWQL, translated from the coding sequence ATGCCTCGGAAAGCCCCCACTTCCATCTTCCTTATTTTCCTCTGCCTTCTTCTCCTCGCTTTCTATTCTCTTCTTCTCTCTCGCTCTGCCATCTCTTTATCCCCTACCCACCTTCGCTTTCGTCCCCGAAACCTCACCGCTCGATACGACGCTCCTGATTCCTTCAACCATGTTATTAGAGAAGATATCAATGAGCTCACTCACCGGACTCGACTCGTCACCTCCATTCCAGGTCCCGTCGAGTCGGTTTCCGTTCTTTTACCGAACTGGGAGGTCCTTGTTCTCGTCTCTCAAGACACCCCGCTGACGTCGAATCTCGGAGTCGGCGGTTTTTATTGCTTTTTCCCAAGAAACGAGACTTCCCCGGCGAATTTCTCGGGGGTCTTGCCTTTCACCGGTGCCACCACGTTCAAGTGCACTCTTCCGAACCGAAACCGTAGGCTCCAGCCGTTTCACCAGCCCGTCCTGACGAGGTTTCCGGAGAGGGAAACAAACGTTATCTCTGCGGCGCCGGGAATGCCGCGGTGGGACTTCTTGGCGTACGAGTGTTTCTCTACCGAGACAGACGTGGTTCTTTTCGTTAAAGGCGTTAACAACCGCCAAGGTATCAACAAGTCTCCAGAGGAATTCCGTTGCGTTTTCGGTAACGACATCAAGAACGCCGTTAAAACCCCCGTTACCAGCTCCAAGCAGGAGGTATTCAGGTGCCTTCATCCCAATTTAATGGAACTGAGTATTTCACCTTCAACCACCGCCGCCGCCAAAAGAATCAAAGTCTCCATCGAAATCAACAGAGAAAAGCTGGTGGTCCCTTCGGTTGCGTATTACACTCCCCCCAGGCGGCACATGCCATCAAACCCAAACCCCACATCACTATTGTGCGCCACCACCATGGTTTACAACGTGGCCAAGTTCTTAAGAGAATGGGTCATGTACTATTCCAAGATTGGCGTAGACAAGTTCATCTTATACGATAATGGAAGCGATGATGATCTGGAGAGAGTCATAAAGGAGCTTGACGAAGAAGGAGATTATAACATCGAGAGGATTTTCTGGGTTTGGCCTAAAACCCAAGAAGCTGGATTCTCTCACAGCGCAGTTTATGCCAAAGATTCATGCACATGGATGATGTATGTGGATGTAGATGAGTTCATATTTTCACCATCATGGCTTAAGAATTCTTCTCAGCCATCAAAAACAATGCTTAAATCATTGTTGTCAATATCATCCAATGGATCAATTGGTCAAGTTTCAATCAAGTGTAACGATTTCGGACCATCGGATCAAAAGAAGCACCCGGCTATGGGGGTAATACAGGGATACAACTGTAGAAGACAAGCCGAGCAACGCCACAAATCGATACTTTTATTGGAAGCAGTTGACCATTCGTTGCTTAACGTCATCCACCACTTTGATTTGAGCAACAACCATTATAATTGGAAAGAGTTGCCATTAGAGGCTGCAGTGATCAACCATTATAAGTACCAAGCGTGGCCTGAATTCATGACCAAGTTTCGAAGGAGGGTATCGGCGTTCGTTGCGGATTGGAGAACAAGGGTTAACCCAATGTCCAAGGACAGGACCCCAGGGTTAGGGTTCCAACCCATCAAGCCAGAAGGTTGGGAAAATATGTTCTGTGATGTTAAAGATGATAGGTTAAAATTATGGACTAAAAAATGGTTTGGTTCTCAAACACCACAGGGGTTAAAAATGGCATGGCAGCTATGA
- the LOC121231485 gene encoding probable serine/threonine-protein kinase PBL21 encodes MSCFPCLNPRSKDVRIDIDNGSRTNSRYSADSSVSGATKRKASLDEHKKGSDQGKGSKGSGARSFTFRDLATATRNFRETNLLGEGGFGRVFKGRLETREIVAVKQLNHDGLQGYQEFIVEVLMLSLLHHVNLVTLIGYCTAGDQRLLVYEYMPMGSLEDHLFDLEPGQEPLSWNNRIKIAVGAARGIEYLHCKANPPVIYRDLKSANILLDNDFNPKLSDFGLAKLGPVGDNTHVSTRVMGTYGYCAPEYAMSGKLTLKSDIYSFGVVLLELITGRKAIDTSKKHGEQNLVSWSRPYLKDQKKFSLLVDPLIRGCYPHRCLNYAIAITAMCLNEEANFRPLIGDIVVALEYLASQSQNWSPESRNVEVCNASQSSPMRSEKGTPHQSNSRRG; translated from the exons ATGAGTTGTTTTCCTTGCTTAAATCCTCGTTCTAAAGATGTAAGGATCGACATTGACAATGGAAGTCGAACTAATTCTCGCTATTCTGCTGATTCCTCAG TTTCCGGCGCTACGAAAAGAAAAGCAAGTCTAGACG AGCAtaagaaaggaagtgatcaaggAAAAGGCTCCAAAGGCAGTGGGGCACGTAGTTTCACATTCCGAGACTTGGCAACTGCAACCAGGAATTTCAGAGAAACCAATTTGCTTGGTGAAGGAGGATTTGGAAGAGTTTTTAAAGGTCGATTGGAAACTAGGGAG ATTGTTGCAGTGAAACAACTTAATCATGACGGTCTTCAGGGCTATCAGGAATTCATTGTTGAGGTTCTTATGCTCAGCCTGTTACACCATGTTAATCTGGTCACCTTGATTGGCTATTGCACTGCTGGAGATCAGAGGCTCTTGGTTTATGAATACATGCCAATGGGCAGTTTGGAAGATCATCTTTTTG ATCTAGAACCCGGACAAGAGCCTTTGAGTTGGAATAATCGTATAAAGATAGCTGTTGGTGCTGCACGAGGAATTGAATATCTACATTGCAAGGCCAATCCACCTGTCATTTATCGTGACTTGAAATCTGCAAATATTTTGCTGGATAATGATTTCAACCCTAAACTCTCAGATTTTGGCTTGGCAAAATTGGGACCTGTGGGTGACAATACTCATGTTTCAACCCGGGTGATGGGAACATATGGATATTGTGCCCCAGAGTATGCCATGAGTGGCAAATTAACTCTTAAATCTGACATATATTCTTTTGGTGTGGTGCTATTGGAGTTGATAACTGGACGGAAGGCAATAGATACTAGTAAGAAGCATGGAGAGCAGAATTTGGTTTCATGG TCCCGTCCGTACTTAAAAGATCAGAAGAAGTTTAGCCTACTGGTTGATCCTCTAATTCGAGGATGTTATCCTCACCGTTGCTTGAACTATGCAATTGCAATTACAGCTATGTGTCTCAATGAAGAAGCCAACTTTCGCCCACTTATTGGTGATATTGTGGTTGCACTTGAATATTTGGCTTCTCAGAGTCAGAATTGGAGCCCTGAATCACGTAATGTTGAGGTCTGCAATGCTTCACAGTCCTCACCGATGCGATCAGAGAAAGGGACCCCTCATCAATCAAATTCCAGAAGGGGTTGA